DNA from Sphingomonas sp. R1:
AACGTGTTCTTCGTGTTCGACGACGGCTCGATCGCGACCCCGCCGCTCTCGGGCACGATCCTGCCGGGCATCACCCGCGAATCGCTGATCACGCTGGCACGGGACGCCGGGGTGGAGGTCCGCGAGGAGCGCTATTCAATCGACCAGTGGCGCGAGGACGCCAAGACCGGTCGCCTGCGCGAGGCCTTTGCCTGTGGCACCGCCGCGGTGGTGACGCCGATCGGCGCGGTGCGGGGCACCGGTTTCGAATTCCAGATCGGCAATGGCGGCCCGGGTCTTCTCACCGAGCGTCTGCGCGAGCAACTGGTGGGAATTCAGCGCGGAACGGTCGCGGATCCGCACGGATGGCTTGAACGTCTCTTCTGAGGCTCTATAAGCCCGCTTCCCGTTGGGGCGTCGCCAAGTGGTAAGGCAACGGTTTTTGGTACCGTCATTCGGAGGTTCGAATCCTCCCGCCCCAGCCAGCACTTTTTTCTGGCCCAAGTTGCTGAAAAATAACGGGTTTCTCTTCGAGTAAATTCGTCGTGGTACCCTACCGTGGTACCCTTTTGTGGCGTTGATTTCGACACCATGATTCGACCGGATTCGAGGCGCAAGCCCCCATCCTGCAATGGCCGGCTTATCCACAGGAAACTGCATGGCTGCGCAGCCCGGCTGCGCCGCAGCTGCCCGGCCGGGATGCGCAGGTCTAGGGAATCGGCAAACCCGTCGTCGACGTTGCTGCGGGTCGAGGCTGTCGGCTAGAAATGGGTCATGTGTAATCTTTACACCCTCCGCCGCTCGATGGCCGAAGTGGCGGCTCACTTTGATGCGGCGCACGTCACTGGGTCGAATGCGGGTGACGAGGTATATCCCGGCTACCCCGGGATGGTGGTTCGTGTCGCCGAAGGGCAGCGCCTCGTCCAGTCGATGGTCTGGGGCTTCCCTCTGCGGCTGAAGACTATGAGCCCCACGGCGAAGCCGAAGCCCGTGAACAACATCGCCGATCTGCGCAAGCCGATGTGGGTGGGCCTGGCGCGCAAGCCGGAGTGGCGCTGCCTGATCCCGCTGACCGGCTTTGCCGAGGCCGAAGGCGCCAAGGGTGCCAAGACCCGTACCTGGTTCAGCGTGAAGGACGAGCCGATCTTCGCCTGGGCCGGCTTGTGGCGCGACAGCGCGGAATGGGGACCGGTCTATTCCGGCGTGATGACCGACTGCAACGCCGCGATCCGCCCGGTGCATGACCGCATGCCGGTGCTGCTCCACCGCGACGAGCATGATCGCTGGCTTCATGGCAGCTTCGACGACATCATCGCCCTTCAGGAGCGATGCTTCCCGGACGCGCTGATCGTCACCGACCGCACGAGCGAGCCTTGGGTGAAGCGCAAGGCGGCGGAACCGGCGCCTTCACTTCTCTAGGCCCGAAACCTGCTGACGGCGCGGCGCCAGGCTACGTCACTGGGCAGCGGCAGATCGACGATCGTCGGTGGGTCGCGGGTGAGCTCAAGCGCCGTTCCCCTTCGTCCGCATCTCGAGCAGCGCAGGCGAGCGCCGGCGTCGACCAGACGGTCCGGCCATTGTCGCCGCTGGAACAACCACCATAGGGCGGCGGCATGGAACACGGCCTCGTTGCCGCAAGCCCGGCATCGAGCCCGAAGGGTCCGATGGAAGGCGGCGGCCTCGAACAGCGTGCGCGGGACCTGACCGCCATCGGCGTCGTAGCGGGCCATGTCAGCCGACCAGTCGAAGCGTTGGTCCTGTCGCCTCCGGTGCGCGCTGTAGGTCCAGGGACGGTAGCTTCGCCTGAGCCACGACCCGCAACAGCGCGCCCGGCCAAGCCGGAAACATCGCGCGGACCTTCGCGGACAGCAGTGTTGCAGCCGGCATGTCGATCAGCAAAGTCGTGTCATAGCCGCACCAGAGTTCCGGCGGTACACGGCCCAGGCGGTAGCTGCCCGCCACCACCAGCACTACCGGTGGATGCAGCTCGCGGCGCGCGGCGATGAAGCGGGCGAGGCATGACGGGCGCTGCTCGGCTGCCCAAGCCTCATACTGCGCCTGCGAGTGGGTCTGCACCACGCGGTGACCTTCCACCTTGCCGACATGGATGGTCCATTCACCATAAGGGAAGGTTTCCAGCTCGACCGGCCAGCGGTGCGCCAGCCAGTTGGTTCGCTCGATCGCATCCACGGCGCAGCAGTTCAGGCGCGCGCCTGCTCCGGAAACAAGCCCGGCTGTACCGCTTGGTCGAGCAGCAACAAGCGTGCCTGCTGCGCAGCGCCGATGGCCTGGCGATATTGGACGGTGGCATAGCGTTCGGCCTCGTTGAAGCCGAGCGGTGCCCATTCATCGCTCGGATAGCAGGCATCGTAGATCGCGCGCGCAGCCGCGCGCAGCTGGAGATCGTGCTCCACGCTGAAGCTCCCATTGCTGTCGAATCGCCGCTGAAGCGGTATGGAGTTAGCTAGAACAAAAAAAGAACATTGTGCAAGGGATATGGCGGTTGAGATGTGGGTGCCTGGGTACACCGCTTCCTGCCTATATTTGTGGTGAGGCGCGTCAATCGATGCGCGCTGGCGCAAGTAGTCTTCGACGAACCGGCCGGCTAGCGGAGCCAACGGAAACTGCGCTGGCGGCCATAAGCGAGACGAAGCGGTCGTTCGCAAGCTACGTATTCGGCTGCTCTCCGATCAAGGGAGCTGCTGCTGGAAACCTTTTCGGCCGCTATGCCGCTTTAAGCCGTTGGCGTCGTCGGCTCTTGATCCTACGATTAGCCTGGAAGGGGCACCGACTTGAACGAGAATGAGCTTGCTAAAGAGGCGACCGGATCCGCTGTCGCCGGCGCCGAAAGGACGCAGCATCCGGACATCGCTCTGATGGAGGAGCCTGGTGAGGCAGTGCAGATCCTGAAGGACGCCGGCGATCTGACGAGTTCGGTGGCTTTCGTGGGTGACATACCAGAGCCGGCATACGACGCAGCGATCGCGGACGGGCAGCCGGTCATTGGCGTTGCGGACACACGCTCCATCCGCGCCCGACGTTGGACGCGACTCGAGTCGATCACTGTCCGCAACTTCAAGGCGACTCAGGAAGCCGTCATCCCATTGGGACAGGTCACAATCCTCGTCGGCCCGAACGGCTCGGGCAAGTCATCTGTTCTCCAGGCGGTCCATTGGGCCGCGCGTTCTGCCAGCTACATCGCCCCGAAAAACACCACGGAGATGATCTCGTTCGAGCGACTTGACTACGTGCCGTCGAGCGAACCCCTACGCACCGCCCACAAGAGTGAGCTGAAGACGGACAAATCGTCCACGCCCGTCGAAGTTGTCTTCGGTCACGTCCCAATCGGCGAGGAGCGCTCCCAGGCAACGATCAAGATCCGGGCTGCTCGCAACCGCGGCGGCATCACCGCGTACATGGAGGGCGGCGCGGCGGTAACGCCGTACAAGCAGCGCTTCCAGTTCATCACGGCCTACATCCCAGGACTGGCGGGTCTGTCTGAGCGTGAGAGCATCCTTGCTCAGCCGTCGCTTCGCCGACAGGCGGCCAGCGGTGACGCTGGCGGCGTACTGAGGAACATACTGCTGAGCCTGCGCAGCCGCAGGTTTAACGAAACCCATGAGAGCGGAGGTGTAGCGCGGCTCGCTCAGCTGAACGTCTACATCGGAACCGTTCACCCGGGGATCAAGGTCGATGTGTCTTTCGACGAGCGCGAGGATTACCACATCTCGGCAACTTACACCTCGCCGGGCTTGGGTAACCAGAATCGCCCCCTGGAAACGGCGGCAACTGGATTGCTCCAAGTTATTCAGATCTTCGCTTACCTGATTCTCTTCGAACCAAAAATCATGCTCATAGACGAGCCCGACGCCCATCTGCACCCCGACAAGCAGGAGAGGCTTATCGAGGCGCTCGAACTCGCCGCTGCGGAAACCGATACCCAGATCGTTCTGACCACACACAGCCCGCATATAACGCGAAGCGCCAGCCCTGCGGTGAAGCTCGTCTGGATGAACGACGGGCGGATCGAAACCGATGATGGTGAGGCGATCCGCCGCCTTCTTGGGTGGGGCGGTCTCGACAAGTCGGCGCTGTTCTTTGTCGAAGACGAGGACGACACTGCCCTTCGAGCGATCCTTCGTCAGTGGCCTGAATTGTCCCGGCAGCTCGCCGTATGCCGCTGCTTCGGCATCGACAACCTGCCGAAGGACAAGCTGCTGAGCGGCCTGCTCGTGGACGGGCAGCTCAAGATCAAGGCCATCATCCACCGAGACGGCGACTTCATGTCGGCCGACGAGGCAATCATGTGGGCCGACCGTTTCAAGACTGATGGCACCTTCCCCTGGGTGACAACAGGGAGCGACGTCGAGGCGTACTTCTGCTCGGCCGCCCATCTGGCTGCCCTTTACGGTGTCGCGCCAGAAACTGCCGAGGGCTGGCGCGCCACCGCAGCCGCCAAGGTCGGGCAGGTCAAGGACACCTTCTTTGCTAAACGCAAGCTGGTGAACCGCGAGCTTTTTCCTGACGGGGGCTCGCCAAGCTCGGATGACCTGTGGAACGCCGCCGGCGGCGTGCAGCCCGAGACAGCCAAGGGCAAGAAGCTGCTGGCGGCGCTGAAGGTCGTTGTGAAGGCCGATGGCCATGACGACAAGCTGCTGAATGCGTACCGTATCTCGCCTGATCACGAAGTAGCGCCCGATCTGAGGCAACTGCTAGAAGCTTGTCTCGTGCCACCCGTGGCCGTGACCTGATCGACGGCGGTTGGGCAGTTAGCGCCTACCGACCGCTTGATCCAGCCGCCACCCGATATTCATGGCATCAACCGCGAGCGCGCAATGCCTCCGCCAGCTAAGCTCGAGCCTGCGGTGTGCCTGCCACGACGGCAGCCACCCTGGATGGCGCTTCCCGTGTCGTTCGCCGCGCCGCCAATATCTGGCCGTCACGACGAGATGGACGTGCGGCGCGATGATCCAGTCGTCCGCATGGCCTTCCATAGCATGGATCGCCCAGGCTACGATCGCCCCCTTGGCCACAAGCTCGCCTTCGACGAAGCTGGTCGCCAGCCTTGTCCAGTTCTTCGATGGTAATGCCTTGGGGATCTCCATCACCACGTGCCAGGCCGAAACCTCGGTGAAGTCGTCGGTCGCCCTGGCGGCCCGATCGGCGGCGTCCCAGATCGTATAGCCTTCGGTCGCCCACACGGGCGCCGTGGCCGGCAGCAACAGGCCCGAGCTCCGGAGCTCGCAGCGACGTTCGCTGAAGGCGCGTGGCATGGGGCCGAATTGGTCGACGGGTCCGCTGTCCCGCCAGATGTACGCGACGTTGGCGACCGCCGTCCGATAGGCGGGTGAGCGGCCGGCGATCCGCCATGCCTCGCTGATCGGCCGGATGTTGAATTGCAGGCCGGAGGCAGGTCGCCGTTCGCGACGATAGCTGGTCCAAGCGCGGCGCGCCGTGTCCACGTCCTCCTGGCGGAGGAACGGAGTAGTGATCTCGATCATGTTGGTCTCCAGAAACGGCAACGCCGCCCGAAGCAGGGCGGCGTTGCAGGGGGGCAATTGGGGAAGCGGATCAGCAGGCGATCTTCAGGTCGTCCAACCGCTGGCTTTCGGCGATGCCGCTGCCCGCAGGCACGAGCAGATTGCCCTCCAGCCGAAGCGACTGCTCTTGCTCGAAGACCTGACGCCAGCGCCGCAGTGCGATGCGCTCGCCGGCATCACGCCGGTGGTTTGGCGGCAGCTTGGCGCTGGTCAGGACATGGCGCGGACCGATGAACCAGCGGCGATCGCCGGCCAGCAGTTCGAGCCGTGCATTGTCGCTGGCCGCGTAGAGCC
Protein-coding regions in this window:
- a CDS encoding MobA/MobL family protein — protein: MIEITTPFLRQEDVDTARRAWTSYRRERRPASGLQFNIRPISEAWRIAGRSPAYRTAVANVAYIWRDSGPVDQFGPMPRAFSERRCELRSSGLLLPATAPVWATEGYTIWDAADRAARATDDFTEVSAWHVVMEIPKALPSKNWTRLATSFVEGELVAKGAIVAWAIHAMEGHADDWIIAPHVHLVVTARYWRRGERHGKRHPGWLPSWQAHRRLELSWRRHCALAVDAMNIGWRLDQAVGRR
- a CDS encoding SOS response-associated peptidase: MCNLYTLRRSMAEVAAHFDAAHVTGSNAGDEVYPGYPGMVVRVAEGQRLVQSMVWGFPLRLKTMSPTAKPKPVNNIADLRKPMWVGLARKPEWRCLIPLTGFAEAEGAKGAKTRTWFSVKDEPIFAWAGLWRDSAEWGPVYSGVMTDCNAAIRPVHDRMPVLLHRDEHDRWLHGSFDDIIALQERCFPDALIVTDRTSEPWVKRKAAEPAPSLL
- a CDS encoding ATP-dependent nuclease; the encoded protein is MNENELAKEATGSAVAGAERTQHPDIALMEEPGEAVQILKDAGDLTSSVAFVGDIPEPAYDAAIADGQPVIGVADTRSIRARRWTRLESITVRNFKATQEAVIPLGQVTILVGPNGSGKSSVLQAVHWAARSASYIAPKNTTEMISFERLDYVPSSEPLRTAHKSELKTDKSSTPVEVVFGHVPIGEERSQATIKIRAARNRGGITAYMEGGAAVTPYKQRFQFITAYIPGLAGLSERESILAQPSLRRQAASGDAGGVLRNILLSLRSRRFNETHESGGVARLAQLNVYIGTVHPGIKVDVSFDEREDYHISATYTSPGLGNQNRPLETAATGLLQVIQIFAYLILFEPKIMLIDEPDAHLHPDKQERLIEALELAAAETDTQIVLTTHSPHITRSASPAVKLVWMNDGRIETDDGEAIRRLLGWGGLDKSALFFVEDEDDTALRAILRQWPELSRQLAVCRCFGIDNLPKDKLLSGLLVDGQLKIKAIIHRDGDFMSADEAIMWADRFKTDGTFPWVTTGSDVEAYFCSAAHLAALYGVAPETAEGWRATAAAKVGQVKDTFFAKRKLVNRELFPDGGSPSSDDLWNAAGGVQPETAKGKKLLAALKVVVKADGHDDKLLNAYRISPDHEVAPDLRQLLEACLVPPVAVT